The window GGCTTCGCGGCCGCCGCCTCCCTCTACCTTGTCACCCTTTACCCGGCGGCGATCGCCGTGGGCACGGCGCAGGGGTTCGCGGACCTCGCGCGCGACGCGGCGGGACGGTAGGGGACCGTGCGAACGCACTCGCCGCTGCGCCACGCCGGCGCCCTGCTCGTCAAGCGGCCGCTGCACCTGACCTTCTTCGTGACGCGTCGCTGCGACGCCCGGTGCCCCTTCTGCTTTTCGCGCGGCCGCGCCGCGGCGGAGGCCCCCGAGCTCTCCGTCGCGGAGATCGAGCGGCTCGCGCCGACCGTCGGCCCGCTCCTCTGGCTGGCCTTCTCCGGCGGCGAGCCGACGCTGCGCGCGGACCTGGCGGAGATCGCCGCGGCGTTCGCCCGCCACTGCCGCCCGGTCTTCGTCCTGCTCTCGACGAACGCGCTGGACCCGGGGCGCACGGCCGCGGCCGTGGAGGGCCTGCTCGCCGCGGCCCCGCGCAGCACGCTCGCGGTCAAGCTCTCGCTCGACGGCCCCGCGGAAGTCCACGACCGCCTGCGCGGGGTGCCCGGGGCGCACGCGCGGGTGCTGGAGTCCCTCGCGCTGCTGCGGCGAATCGCGGCACGCGAGCCGCGCCTGGAGGTCGGCGTCAACACCGTGCTCTGCGCGGCGAACGAGGGGACCGTCGGCGAGACCTTCGCCGAGGTCGCCCGTCTCGAAGGGGTCAACACGCACACGCTGAGCCTGGTGCGCGGGGAACTGCCCGACCCGGCGCTGGGCGCGATCGACGCGCGGCGCTACCGCGAGGCGGCCGAGGCCCTCGCCCGGGGCCTGCGCGAAGGTTCGCAGCCGCGCTACCGCTTCGCGGGCGCCCGGCTCAAGGCGGCGCAGGACGTGCTCCAGCGGCACCTCATCGCCGAGACGCTCGCGCGCCGCGGGCGCGTCGTCCCCTGCCACGCCGGGCGGCTCAACCTCGTCCTCGACGAACGTGGCGAGCTCTTCCCCTGCGAGGATTTCTCGCTGCGCCTGGGCAACGTCCGGGAGCACGGTCTCGACGTGCGGGCCACCGTCGCGTCGCCGCGCGGACGCGCAGTGCTCGCGGCCATCGCGCGCGGGGAGTGCTGGTGCACGCACGAGTGCACCATGATGACGAACATTCTCTTCGACCTCCGCCACTGGCCCGCCCTCCTCCGCGAATATGTCCGTCAGCCCGGGTCGGCAGCGAGGCCCTGATCCGCCCTGGCGGCGTTGGTCTTCGCCTCGCTTGTGCGGTGGCCACCAGGCCACCTCCGCGCGGGCATCAGCCCTGCCTTGCCAGGACGAATCAGGACGCTCCCTGCCGACTCGGGCAGCCTGTCCCACGTCGGGCCCGGTTCCATTGCCCAGCGGGAGCGAGGGCCACACGAACGGCTGCGCGCAATCGTCGACGTGAACCCCGACCTCGGTTCCATTGCCCAGCGGGAGCGAGGGCAACGGTCACACAACGCGCCTCGTCTTCGGGACAAGGCTGCCCGCGCGCAGTCACGCGGGAATT is drawn from bacterium and contains these coding sequences:
- a CDS encoding radical SAM protein, producing MRTHSPLRHAGALLVKRPLHLTFFVTRRCDARCPFCFSRGRAAAEAPELSVAEIERLAPTVGPLLWLAFSGGEPTLRADLAEIAAAFARHCRPVFVLLSTNALDPGRTAAAVEGLLAAAPRSTLAVKLSLDGPAEVHDRLRGVPGAHARVLESLALLRRIAAREPRLEVGVNTVLCAANEGTVGETFAEVARLEGVNTHTLSLVRGELPDPALGAIDARRYREAAEALARGLREGSQPRYRFAGARLKAAQDVLQRHLIAETLARRGRVVPCHAGRLNLVLDERGELFPCEDFSLRLGNVREHGLDVRATVASPRGRAVLAAIARGECWCTHECTMMTNILFDLRHWPALLREYVRQPGSAARP